The Gloeobacter morelensis MG652769 genome contains the following window.
TTGCCGGTGGCGGAGGTGGTGAGCGCCCTCTCCAACAAGCCCCAGGATCTGGAGGTGATCATCACCGGCCGCGGCGCCCCCAAAGAGATCCTCGAAGTGGCCAATTTGCACTCGGAGATGCGCGCCCACCGCCGTCCCGAGCACAACGGTAACGGCCGCGACTCGGGGATTGAAATTTACACCGGTGCCGGCAAGGGCAAATCGACCTCAGCTTTGGGCCGGGCCTTGCAAGCGATTGGCCAGGGCATCTCCCGCGACCTGTCGCACCGGGTGCTCATCATGCAGTGGCTCAAGGGCGGCACAGGCTACACCGAAGACGCGGCCATCCGCGCTTTGCACCAGAGCTATCCGCACCTCATCGACCACCACCGCTCCGGCCGCGATGCGATCGTCTGGCGCGGCAAACAGCAGGAAATCGATTACGTCGAGGCCGAGCGCGGCTGGGAAATTGCCCAGGCGGCTATCGCCTCGGGACTTTACAAGACGATCATTCTGGACGAACTGAATCCGACGGTGGATCTCGAACTATTGCCGGTCGAACCGATCGTCAAGGCACTGCTGCGCAAGCCCCGCGACACCGAGATCATCATCACCGGCCGCTGCTACAAGCCGCCCGCCTACTTCGAGCTTGCCACCATCCACTCTGAGATGGTCTGCCACAAGCACTACGCCGAGCAGGGCGTCGACCTCAAGCGGGGTGTCGATTTTTAAAGTGTCCAGTGCATCGAGTACCGCCTTCCCCCGGTTGTTCACCCTTGCCAGGTGGTAGACCGGGGGATTTCTTTGGCATCGGCGCCCACGGTCCCGGGCGGGAACGCCTCAGGGCCGGGCATCGGAGGGAGCAAAGAGCGAACCTTTCTGGCTCACCCAGGCGGTGAGGATGTGGGAGAGCAGCCCGAGCGGCCCAAAAAATAGACACAAAATCAGCGAGTGAATTGTCCAAACTCCCGGGCGCTGACCTTCGAAGTAAATCCAGCGGCCGACAAACAAATCGAACACCAGGTAATGCACCCAGCCCGCGGCGGCTCCCTGCTCGGTGCCAAAAAAGCGCGCGATGTCGGCCAGTTTTGGGTTGGACATTGCCTGAAGCGATTCGGCGTTGAGACTTCCCACCACCAGGTACAGATACACCAGCGCCAGGGCGATGAAAGGCAGATAGGAGGCCATCACCCGGCGGGTCACCTGCCAGTTGGGAGCGATAATCATCAGCGCCCAAAAGGGCAGCACGAACAGGTTGGCCGCATCAAACAGCAGCGAAATGGTCATGGGTAAATCTACGAGCACCAACTACATTCAAGCAAGCGCGAAACGCAAAATGTACCCGGCCGTGACGCCAGGACGTTCGATCTGCGGAACATGTCCGCAACCGCCTATCCAGATGAGGGCGCTATTATCAATAGCCGCCAGGAACTTGAGGGCGTCGGCGGGCGGGATCGAGTCGTCTTTTTCGCCCCAGAGAATCAGGGTCGGTTGGGTGACTGCGCGGATCTGCTCCTCCAAGATGCGATAGCCGCCCCGGGCGTTGAAATCGAGCATCGCCTCGCGCCAGTGGGGCATCTCCATGGGCAGGGCGGCGCAACGGATGAGTTCGGCCGTATTGCGGTCCCCCACCAATTCACTCCAGCCCAGGGCCACGAGCCGACGCTGGCGAAAATATTCGACCGCCGCTTCGCGCAACGGTTCCGCCAGACCCCCAAGCCAGGCCGGGGGACCGGTGAAGCCGGTGCTGGCAATGAGCACCAGTTTCTGCACTGCCTGCGGGTGGTTAACGGCAAAATCGACCGCCGCCGCCCCGCCCATCGAAGCGCCCACCACCAGCACCGGCCGTTGGATATGCGCCTGCCAAAAAGCGTGCAGATGGGTCTGGATTTCGGCCCGTCCGTAAGCGGCCCCGCTCTGGCGCCCGGTGAAACCGAATCCCCATAGATCCACCGCCCAGGTCGGGTGGCGCTGCCCCAGCCGGGGCAGCACGAAGCGAAATTCGAGCGCAGAGCTGTCGAAGCCGTGCAGCAGCAGGATGGGCGGGTCGTCCGAACCAGCTGCGAAGGTCCAGGCGGTCTCGGCCGGCTGGGGCAAAAAAGGCACGGCCACTGGGTCGCGCTGGAGTGTCTGCAACAGCCCGATTGAGACGGGCTCGCGCAGCAGGGCGGCGGTTGGGGGCAAAAAAGCGGGCAGCGTCTGCATGGCAAGGGGCCTTAGGGGATAGAACGATCGAATTCGAGCCGGTAGCGGTAGACGGTGACGGCGCGGCCTTTGGCGTCGAAGTAGGCCGGATCGCGCGGGTCGAGGTAGACCGCCGTGATTTGCTCAGCAATAATCCCCGCCCCCCGCCGGGTATAGAGCGTTACCGTTTCGATGGCGCGCAGGTTGGGCACGCGGCTGCCGGTAAACGTCTGCTGGTAAAATTCCGCCACCTCGAAGCGGTCCGCCGCAGGCGTCTCGCTATGCCGCCTGAGGGTGACCAGTTCGCCGCGCCGGTCGCCTTTGAGCGTGATCACCTGACGGTTCGGCTCGTCGGGGCGCACCTCCACACCCAGCACGTTGGTGCGGCCGAAGTACGCCTCGGCGATTGAACGGCTGTTGAAGGCTAGATCCGCCACCACTTGCTGGCGCCGGTTGCGCACGAAGCGCGCTTGAAAGTTCACGGGTTTGCCTTTAAGTTTTTGGCTCGCGGCAAAGGCCTGGCGGTTGATCAGTTGTTCACCCTGGGGCGCCGCCAGGTCCGTCAGCGTTGTGCGCACCCGCCAGGTGCCCGCGAACCAGTCCGGATAGACTAACTCCCCCCGCGCCGCCGCCAGATTGAGCGCCTCGCCCACGGCCGCAAAAGCGCGCACCCGCTCGGCCAGGGGAGTGGCGGCGACCGGAACGGTCCACGACAACAGCAGCAAAATCCACAACAAAGGCATTGCGTCGGCGGTAAAGCTCAAGGTAGCGTCGGGGGGCCGCCAGGAAGAGCGCGATGCCGCCCACCATTGCCAGAAGCAACGGCCTGACCACCGCCATCATTATCTTCGCCGTGGAACCATCGCGGCAGGCGGATTTGCTCGCCAACATCGAACGGTTCTTGATGGCCACGGTCCAGTATCAGGCCGGTTTCGTCTCCGCGACGCTCCACAAAAGCCTGGACGGCGCCCGCGTGGTCAATTACGCCCAGTGGCGCACCGAGGCCGACTACGACGCCTTTTTGCGCAACAGCGAAGTGCAGGCCGCCACCGGTTGGCTTTCGCTGTTTGCCCCGCCCGATAGCCGCCTGTACGCAGTGGCGGCTTCTGAGCCCGAGAGTCCGGCCACGGTGCTGGCCCCGAATACGGGCGCGCTGGCCGACGTGGCCGTGTTCAAGACCACCCCCGACACCCAGGAGCAGGCGGTGGCACTGGCCCGCGAAGCTATCGATCTATTGCGGCTGCGGCCGGGATTCGTCTCGACCCATATCCACCGCAGCTTCGACGGCACGCGGGTGATCGGTTACAGCCAGTGGCGCTCAGAAAGTGACTTTCGCTCGGTGACAGGCGATTTGCCCGCCCCAATCCGCAAGCTGTTCGCTGTGGCCGAGTACGAAGCCCAGCCGGCGCTGTTCGATATCGCCCTTACCTGGCCAAACTGAGCGATGCCGGATCTGACCCCACGCACGATCGTGCAACTGGTAGCCCTCGACGAGACGGGCGATTCGTACTACCGGATGCGCTGGCCGGCGGTGCAGCTGGCCGCCCAGGCGCCGCACTGGCGGGTCATCAACTTGGATGCGACCGCCAGCGAGCGCTATGTCTGGGCGGAGATGGCCGACCTGCTCGTGCTCATCCAGTGCGCCGACCCGGACATGCTGCCGGTGATCGAGCAGCGCCGCGCCCAAGGCAGGCAGACCCTCGTCGAGTACAACGACAACTACTACGATCCGCCAGCCTGGTCCCCGGCCGCGGACCCGTGGGCTTCGCCGTTGTTGCAGCAAATGTACGAGCGCTTCATGGTACACGGCGACGCCTTGGCGGTGACCGGCCCCGGCCTGGAGCGACTGTTCAGAAGCAAAACCACCAAACCGATCCACATCCTCAAAAATCACTTTCCTGAAGAGCCGCCGCCCTTCGAAGCGCTCCAACAGGCCAAAGGCAATCAGATCCGGCTCGGGTGGGCAGGATCGCTCGGGCATATGGCGGATCTGCTGGCGGTGATGCCGACCCTCAAAAAGCTCCTGGAGCGCTTTGCTGAGATCAAGCTCTGCCTGATGGGCAACGAGGCGATCCCGTCGCTCATCCACGTACCCGCAGCGCAGCTCGAATTTCGCAAGTGGGGGACTATTCACGACTACTACGCCTTTGTCAAAACCCTGCACATCGGCATCGCACCCTTGCAGGACACCGGCTACAACCGCTGCCGCAGCGACGTCAAAGCGGTCGAACTCGCCGCGCTGGGGGCGGTGCCGGTTTTGCAGAACACCCTTCCCTACCGGGATTTTCTGAGCGAAACGGGTCTGGTGGGCTTCAGCAGCCTGGATGGATTGTTCGAGCGACTGGTGGGTTATTTACTCAACCCGGCCGGCTTGGAAGCGGACGCCCGCGGCGCTCACCGCTACGTGCAGGCATGGCGGCTCGCCTCGCAGCGGCGCGAGCGCTACGAACTGTACGCAACCATGCTCGCCGCCACGCCCTCGAAGTACTTCTGGCCCCAGGGCGCCGGTTACCACGAAGTTTGCGGGACACCCGAGCCCGGCACCCCCTCGCAAAAATTGCTCCAGCACGGGCGCAACCTCTGGCAGCACGGCGCCCACCCGACCGCTTTGCAGGTGCTGGGGGGTGCCGTCCAGGCCAATCCTTTTCACCCGGATCTAGCACTCGCTGAGCTGCGCTTTATGCACCTGGCCGGATTCGCCGACATTCCCGCCCGCCTGAGCGCCTATGCGGAGCGTTTTGCAGAAGATGCGCGCTTTGCTTTGTTTGCGCTCGCTATCCAAAAAAATCCCCACAGGCGCGCCGGTGCGTGGAGCGATCTTGCCGGGCGGGTAGCGGGTTTGCCCCGCTCGGCGGCCGATTTTTACTTCGAACAAATCTCCAAACTCTTTCTCAAAGATCTGCGCGCCGATCCCGTCCTCTTTCTCGAAGCGGGCGAGTGCTGGCTGCGGGTGTACCCGGGGCGGGCCGCCCTGCGGCTCGAAGTGGCCCAGGCGGCGGAGCAGTGCGGCCGCTTCGCCCAGGCCCAGGACCATTACCGGTGGCTGCAGGGTGCCCTGGCACTTTATACCGACAACCAGGCGTTTCTGGGCGGCGTGAGCCCGAAGACCGTGGCAGCCTGGAGTGCGGCCCTGCACGGCCGTCTGCACGGGGACTGGAGCCCCGCTGGGGAAGACGTCTAGCCCTGTACTATGCATGGACTTTTCAACGCACCAGCCCCAGTCAGAATCGGGGCTGGTGCATGGTCCGCATAGGCGATTAACTGCCGGTCAGGCTGCGATACACCGACTTCGCCGTCTCGCCGATCGATTTGACGGCGTCTTTGGCCGTCTCGGCCAGCGGACGCTGCTCGTGCAGGAAGACGCGCGCCGCGTTGCGGCCGGGCATACCCGAGACCGAACCGCCCGGGTGGGTACCCGCTCCGCTCAGATAGAGTCCATCGATGGGGGTTTTGTAATTGGCGATCTCCGGCAGCGGTCGGAAGAACATCAGGTAGTCGATGGTCATATCCAGGTGGTAGTAGTTGCCCTTGAGCGCCCCAAGCCGGTCGGCCAATTCCGCCGGACTCTCGACGTTGCGGGCGATGGTGGCTCCGTGGACGTTGGGGGCGTACTGGGCGAGCTTGTCGATCACCCGGTCGGCGACTTTGTTTTTCAGTTCATCCGTCCAACCGGTGCCCATCTGGCCGGTGCCCTGCGCCCCGGCGATCTGGTAAGGGGCAAAAAATTCGATCCAGGCGGTGTGCTTGCCCTCGGGAGCAAGGCTCGGATCGAGCACGGAAGGCACCACGACGTACATCGACGGGTCTTCGAGGGGAATTTTGCCCACGGCCGGATCGCTGTGGGCGATTTCGACTTGATCGACCGAATCGGCAATCAGGACCGAACCAATCAGGTACTCGTCGCGGTGCTCGTGGTGCTCGAAGCGCAGGGGCTCCGAAAGGGCAAGGTCGATTTTGAGAATCGTCTCGTTGCTGTTGCCGATCTTGCGCTCGACCCGCTCGCGCAGTTTGTCGTCGGCCCGATCGACATCGGCCGGATCGATCAGGTGCAAAAAGACGCGCTTGGCGTCGATGTTGGAGACGACGCCGTGGCGGGCGCGGTAGGCGCGGCCGTCGGCGGTCTCCACCCCCGCCGCCCGGTTCTGCTCGACCAGGATGCGCCGCACCGGCTGGTTGC
Protein-coding sequences here:
- a CDS encoding cob(I)yrinic acid a,c-diamide adenosyltransferase — its product is MAEIGILTAQVIPDRTIGQIHVYDGLGKGKSQAALGVVLRSIGLGIAEKRDNRVLLLRFLKGPGREYSEDAAIEALRRAFPHLIDQVRTGRAEFFGPDQVIPFDKKEARRGWDIAKGAIASGFYSVLVLDELNPVLDLGLLPVAEVVSALSNKPQDLEVIITGRGAPKEILEVANLHSEMRAHRRPEHNGNGRDSGIEIYTGAGKGKSTSALGRALQAIGQGISRDLSHRVLIMQWLKGGTGYTEDAAIRALHQSYPHLIDHHRSGRDAIVWRGKQQEIDYVEAERGWEIAQAAIASGLYKTIILDELNPTVDLELLPVEPIVKALLRKPRDTEIIITGRCYKPPAYFELATIHSEMVCHKHYAEQGVDLKRGVDF
- a CDS encoding ABA4-like family protein; its protein translation is MTISLLFDAANLFVLPFWALMIIAPNWQVTRRVMASYLPFIALALVYLYLVVGSLNAESLQAMSNPKLADIARFFGTEQGAAAGWVHYLVFDLFVGRWIYFEGQRPGVWTIHSLILCLFFGPLGLLSHILTAWVSQKGSLFAPSDARP
- a CDS encoding alpha/beta fold hydrolase; this encodes MQTLPAFLPPTAALLREPVSIGLLQTLQRDPVAVPFLPQPAETAWTFAAGSDDPPILLLHGFDSSALEFRFVLPRLGQRHPTWAVDLWGFGFTGRQSGAAYGRAEIQTHLHAFWQAHIQRPVLVVGASMGGAAAVDFAVNHPQAVQKLVLIASTGFTGPPAWLGGLAEPLREAAVEYFRQRRLVALGWSELVGDRNTAELIRCAALPMEMPHWREAMLDFNARGGYRILEEQIRAVTQPTLILWGEKDDSIPPADALKFLAAIDNSALIWIGGCGHVPQIERPGVTAGYILRFALA
- a CDS encoding DUF6816 family protein, with product MSFTADAMPLLWILLLLSWTVPVAATPLAERVRAFAAVGEALNLAAARGELVYPDWFAGTWRVRTTLTDLAAPQGEQLINRQAFAASQKLKGKPVNFQARFVRNRRQQVVADLAFNSRSIAEAYFGRTNVLGVEVRPDEPNRQVITLKGDRRGELVTLRRHSETPAADRFEVAEFYQQTFTGSRVPNLRAIETVTLYTRRGAGIIAEQITAVYLDPRDPAYFDAKGRAVTVYRYRLEFDRSIP
- a CDS encoding antibiotic biosynthesis monooxygenase family protein is translated as MPPTIARSNGLTTAIIIFAVEPSRQADLLANIERFLMATVQYQAGFVSATLHKSLDGARVVNYAQWRTEADYDAFLRNSEVQAATGWLSLFAPPDSRLYAVAASEPESPATVLAPNTGALADVAVFKTTPDTQEQAVALAREAIDLLRLRPGFVSTHIHRSFDGTRVIGYSQWRSESDFRSVTGDLPAPIRKLFAVAEYEAQPALFDIALTWPN
- the crtO gene encoding beta-carotene ketolase CrtO; protein product: MDTYDVVIIGAGHNGLVCAAYLLKAGYSVLLLEKREIPGGAATTEEIMPDEAPGFRFNLCAIDHEFIHLGPVVEELELEKFGLEYLYCDPVVFCPHPDGRYFLAHRSVDKTCGEIARYSGRDARKYREFIDFWQRAMGVFIPLFNAPPKSLLDIAGNFDGAKLADLFSVIGGPNKTLDFAQSLLTSPRDMLEEWFDLELVRAPLARLAAELGAPPSQKALAFGAVMMAMRHNPGMARPRGGTGALVAALVRLVESLGGDILCNQPVRRILVEQNRAAGVETADGRAYRARHGVVSNIDAKRVFLHLIDPADVDRADDKLRERVERKIGNSNETILKIDLALSEPLRFEHHEHRDEYLIGSVLIADSVDQVEIAHSDPAVGKIPLEDPSMYVVVPSVLDPSLAPEGKHTAWIEFFAPYQIAGAQGTGQMGTGWTDELKNKVADRVIDKLAQYAPNVHGATIARNVESPAELADRLGALKGNYYHLDMTIDYLMFFRPLPEIANYKTPIDGLYLSGAGTHPGGSVSGMPGRNAARVFLHEQRPLAETAKDAVKSIGETAKSVYRSLTGS